The BD1-7 clade bacterium DNA segment ATATGTTACCGATTGTACGATGAAACTGATTTCACAACACGAGACGCATTTACGCAACCAGAGATTCAGCGTACGAATCTATCGGCGGTTATTCTACAAATGCAAATCATGCGGCTTGGCCTCGTTGAAGATTTTCCCTTCCTTGAGCCGCCAGATCAGCGTCTTATTAACGATGGAACCAAACAACTGGTGGAGCTCGCTGCGCTGACTCCGACGCGCCAATTGACCGATACGGGTCGCCAGCTGGCGCAATTGCCTGTTGACCCGCGGCTTGCTCGTATTGTGGTTGAAGCGGCGAAGGAAGATTGCCTCAAGGAAGTATTGGTAATTGCAGCAGCATTGAGTATTCAAGATCCCCGAGATGCACCAGCAGACAAGCGTGAGGCTGCACGTGAGAAGCATAGCCGGTTTAAAGATACAGAATCAGACTTCGTCAGTTTGTTAGCGCTTTGGGATTATGTCGAAGAGCAACGGCAGGCCTTGTCTCGAAACCAGTTTCGCCGAATGTGTCAGAAAGAGTTTTTATCCTGGCAGCGATTGGGTGAATGGCGTGAAACTCACGCGCAGATTAAACGTATCTGTCATCGTCTAGGTTTTAAAGAAAATATCGAGGCGCGTGATTATAACCGCGTGCACCGCGCCCTGCTGACTGGTTTGCTGACGAATATTGGTTTCCAAGCCGAACCGAAATTATTCGATGGAACACGGAATCGTAAGTTTCGTTTATTCCCGACATCACACCTTGCGCGCAAACCGCCAAAATGGGTAATGGCGGGAGACCTGATAGAAACATCGCAGTTGTATGGCCACAATGTTGCTCGTATTGATCCGGAGTGGTTATTGGACATCGCTGCGCACCTTCTCAAGCATACCTATTTTGAACCTCACTGGAGCACTAAGCAAAATCAAGCGCTTGCTTATCAGAAAACCAGCCTCTATGGCCTAGTGATTGAAGAGAAAAAGCGGGTCAGTTATAGCCAGATCGACCCGGTTGTTTCACGGGAGCTATTTATTCGCAGTGGGTTGGTTGAAGAGCAATTGCGTACTAATGCGGCTTTCTATCGGCACAATCGCAAGTTGCGTTCTGACATTGCCGGCATAGAAGAAAAATCTCGTCGCCGCGATCTGCTGGCGAATGATGATGATATTTACCAATTCTATGATCAACGTGTTCCTGAAAACGTTACTAACCTAGCGTCATTTGATCGATGGCGTAAAAAAGCCGAAAAGAAAGAACCAAAGCTGCTGTTTGCTGATGAGACTTTGTTTTGTTCATCCGACGCGGGAGATGCGGTAGATGGTCAATTTCCGGATCATATTGATCATAAAGACGTCAGTTATGCGTTGTCGTATCGTTTTCAGCCCGGTCATAAAGATGATGGTATAACCGTTCGGGTGCCGGTTACGACGCTTAATCGGGTGCCTCGCTTTCTGTTTGAGTGGTTGGTACCTGGATTATTGATGGAAAAATGCGAAGCGTTACTGCGTGGTTTACCGAAGCAGTATCGACGTGCATTGGTGCCGATTCCACAGACTGCAGCGCGCATCGTGCCTGAGCTGCAGGCGTCTGATGCCTCTTTGTGCCAATCGCTAGCCGCTATGATTAAGAAATTAAACGGTCTGGATATTCCACCTGATGCGTGGAACCCCGAAGCNGTAGATGACTATTATCGGGTGCAGTTTCACCTCATCGGCGAAGATAACGAGACGTTGTCGAGGAGTCGTGATCTGGGATATTTGCTCAAAACCTACGGTCACATGGTACAAGACGCGTTAGACAATAAAGTGGTCAAAGCTGCTGAGACATATACGCGATGGACATTTGGAGATATCTCTAAGGAAAAAGAATTCGTTCAGGCCGGAAGCCGTGTTAAATCCTTCCCTGCAATTAAAGATAACGGTGATAGCGTATCGCTGACATTGGCGGATTACCCGCATGTTCAGGCGCAAGTTCATCGTAAGGGATTAGTGCGTCTGGCGATGCTGACTTTACCTCAGCAGGTGAAGTATTTACGCAAGGAGATGCTGCGTGGAAATGAACTGCAGCTCAAGCTCAGTGCGGAGTACGACAAAAAACAGTTGGTCGAAGACTTAATTACGGCGAGCTTCAATCATTGCTTCTTTGGTGGCGAACTTGTATTTGATCAAGACGGTTTTGAATCACGTATAAAACACAAAAGAGGGCATTTATCACAAATCGCTAACGAATTAGAAGAGGTAGTGCGGGCCGTTGTGAATGATGATTATAATGCCCGACAAGCGCTGATGAAGTTAGATAGTAAGACATATTCGGCGGTGATCGCGGATGTAGAATATCAGCGCAGGCATTTGGTATTTCCTGGGTTTGTTTATGAAACCCCGATTGAGAGCTTGAAAGAGTTGCCGAAATATTATGCTGCGATGGCCTATCGTTTGGAGCGACTCCAAAATCAGTTGGGCAAGGATTTGAAATATACCGCTGAGTTGGCTGAGATTCGCCAACAAATGGATGAATTAGAAGAGGCATACCCGGGTGTGCTGACTATGGAAAGTTCGATCAAGTATCGTTGGATGTTAGAAGAATATAGAGTGTCGTTGTTTGCTCAGCAGTTGAAAACCCGTTTTCCGATTTCGAAGAAACGGCTAGAGAAACAATGGCTAGGGGTACTGACGGAGCGAAGAGATACGATTATTTAACACAAACGGTGTTTTAAAACGTATCGGCAATTGTCATAACGAAAAAAGTATTGTTTTTGTTTGTTATGCAACATGTGTAGACCAATAGTGGATTATTAGCGTAAAGATTCTACTATTTATCGTCAGAGCCTGAATTAAGTTGTTCATAAATAAGAACTAAGCTGGCATGGCAGTTCTTCAACTAGGAAAAGGAGTCACTTGATGACTAAGCAAACTAAAAAACCATTAGCTACAGCGCTGGGCGCTGCGTTCTTGGCTTCAGCAATTGCACCTGTTGCTTCTGCAGACGTTAACCCTTTCAGTGCTAACCCACTGAGCAGTGGTTACGAGCAAATCAACAAGCAGTCGTCTGAAGGTAAATGCGGCGAAGGTAAATGCGGCGGCAAAAAAGCTGGTCACGAAGGTAAATGTGGCGAAGGCAAATGTGGTGGCGAAAAAGGCAAGAAAGCTGAAGGCAAATGCGGTGAAGGCAAATGCGGCGGCGAGAAAGGCAAGAAAGCTGAAGGCAAATGTGGTGAAGGTAAGTGCGGCGGCAAAAAAGCTAAGTCAGAAGGTAAATGTGGCGAAGGTAAATGCGGCGGCGAGAAAGGCAAGAAAGCTGAAGGCAAGTGTGGTGAAGGCAAGTGCGGTGGTAAGCACTAATCTCACCATTTGAGGAACTGAGCTTATGCAGCAAGACGTTGTCCGAGGTGCCGGGCTTGGTTTAAGACGGGCTATGATGAGCCCGTCTTATAACCTCGATGTTTCGGCGGTAGACTTCATGGAAGTCGCTCCAGAGAATTGGATCAATGTAGGCGGGCGTTTTGGTAAAGCGTTTCGGTCTATTGCAGAACAAGTCCCTGTTACACTACACGGTTTGTCACTCGATTTGGGTGGTATTCGTGATATCGATGTTGATCTCGTAACCAGCATTCGACAATTTATGGACACATTCGATTGTCCTCTATATTCCGAGCATTTAAGTTACTGTGCTGATCAAGGCCACTTGTACGACTTGATGCCGATCCCCTTTACTGATGATGCTGTAAAAGTCTGTGCACAGCGTATCCGTCAAGTTCAAGACATATTGCAACGGCGAATGGCGATTGAAAATGTTTCCTATTACGCCGCGCCTCATCAGCAGTTGTCAGAGATCGATTTTATCAATGCGGTCGTCGCTGAAGCCGATTGCGACTTGCTCCTTGATGTAAATAACATTGTTGTTAATGCGATTAATCATCGTTATGACCCGGTCGCGTTTTTAAAAGCGCTACCCGGCGATCGCACTACCTACATCCATGTGGCTGGTCATTTTAATGAAGCTGAAGACCTCCGGGTGGATACTCACGGCGCAGATGTTATTGATGATGTTTGGCAGTTACTTGAAGAGGCGTACAAAACGTTTGGTGTGTTACCGACACTTTTGGAGCGTGATTTTAATATCCCCGAGATGGATGGGTTGGTGCTTGAAGTTGAGCGAATCCGAGAAATCCAACAAAAAGTTAGTGAGCAAGCTAACGATAATCTGGCCAGTGCCTGAGTCAGGACGATTTCATGTTTGAGTTTCAAAAGCAGCAGGCTGCGTTTGCAGCCCATATCCGTAACCCGGAGAAAAATGCCGGACCCGAAAATATTGAAGCACGAAGGCTGAAGGTTTATACCGAGTTATTTTTTAATAACATCGAAGGTTTTATCAGTGGCGGTTTCCCAGTACTGAAATCACTATTTTCTGAAGAAGCTTGGCTCGAAATGGTGCGAGGATTTGTCGAGCATCATCAATCCCATACCCCGTATTTTCTAGAAATTTCTGAAGA contains these protein-coding regions:
- a CDS encoding Uncharacterised protein (UPF0276 protein CCNA_03364) → MQQDVVRGAGLGLRRAMMSPSYNLDVSAVDFMEVAPENWINVGGRFGKAFRSIAEQVPVTLHGLSLDLGGIRDIDVDLVTSIRQFMDTFDCPLYSEHLSYCADQGHLYDLMPIPFTDDAVKVCAQRIRQVQDILQRRMAIENVSYYAAPHQQLSEIDFINAVVAEADCDLLLDVNNIVVNAINHRYDPVAFLKALPGDRTTYIHVAGHFNEAEDLRVDTHGADVIDDVWQLLEEAYKTFGVLPTLLERDFNIPEMDGLVLEVERIREIQQKVSEQANDNLASA